A genomic region of Danio aesculapii chromosome 21, fDanAes4.1, whole genome shotgun sequence contains the following coding sequences:
- the LOC130214900 gene encoding sphingosine 1-phosphate receptor 3, translated as MINQHIYNHYNFTGKLDNRNETKGAPMDPKIMAFLVVCSLIVLENLIVLVAIWKNHKFHNRMYFFIANLALCDLLAGVAYIANILMSGQRTLHLSPAEWFIREGSMFVALGASIFSLLAIAIERHLTMIKMRPYDANKNYRVFLLIGTCWLIAITLGSLPILGWNCLEDLPQCSTILPLYSKNYVAFCITIFISLLLAISILYARIYVLVKSSSRKVTKHSNCERSMALLRTVSIVVGVFIACWTPIFVLLLIDVACGPKRCPVLLKADWFIALAVLNSAMNPVIYTLASREMRRAFYKLVCGCLVKDGVAGCKNTDPSRSKSSSNCPRAAEQENQDVVNS; from the coding sequence ATGATCAACCAACACATCTACAACCATTACAACTTCACCGGAAAACTAGACAATCGCAATGAAACCAAAGGGGCGCCGATGGACCCCAAAATAATGGCCTTTTTAGTCGTCTGCAGCCTCATCGTCTTGGAGAACCTAATCGTGCTGGTGGCCATTTGGAAAAACCACAAGTTTCATAACCGGATGTACTTTTTCATTGCTAACCTCGCGTTGTGCGATCTGCTAGCCGGCGTGGCTTACATTGCAAATATACTGATGTCAGGACAACGGACGCTACATTTATCTCCAGCCGAGTGGTTCATTCGTGAAGGAAGTATGTTTGTGGCTTTGGGCGCTTCGATTTTCAGCCTTTTAGCGATTGCAATTGAACGCCATCTCACCATGATCAAAATGAGGCCCTACGACGCTAACAAAAACTACAGAGTCTTTCTGCTCATAGGAACATGTTGGCTGATCGCCATCACTTTGGGATCGCTTCCCATTTTGGGATGGAACTGTTTAGAGGATCTTCCTCAATGCTCGACTATATTACCTCTATACAGCAAGAATTACGTTGCGTTCTGCATTACAATCTTCATATCGCTTCTTCTAGCTATTTCCATCCTCTACGCGCGCATTTACGTCCTCGTCAAGAGTAGCAGTCGTAAAGTAACCAAACATAGTAATTGCGAGCGCTCCATGGCTTTACTGCGGACCGTCAGTATTGTCGTTGGCGTTTTCATCGCATGTTGGACGCCGATTTTCGTGCTCCTGTTAATCGACGTAGCATGTGGTCCCAAAAGATGTCCGGTTCTACTAAAAGCTGATTGGTTCATCGCTCTGGCTGTTTTAAACTCCGCTATGAATCCCGTCATCTACACATTGGCCAGTAGAGAAATGCGAAGGGCGTTTTATAAGCTCGTATGTGGGTGTTTGGTGAAGGACGGAGTTGCGGGATGCAAAAACACAGATCCAAGTCGGAGCAAATCTAGCTCGAATTGCCCACGAGCGGCAGAACAAGAAAACCAAGATGTCGTCAATTCATAG